A window of the Lepus europaeus isolate LE1 chromosome 5, mLepTim1.pri, whole genome shotgun sequence genome harbors these coding sequences:
- the DYNLT4 gene encoding dynein light chain Tctex-type 4 — protein sequence MAGRPLPTRCQEEEIAKDPGPKPAAVRPRGRLPSIDEDRPTGVGPASRRGSVLGLATSFSRRSSLAGPGTGPGGRRPSLGPLPPLGSRVGFSGLPLAPARRMAPSHRREPVPGEHWEVAHAQRALEAALAARLQNTCYSGAEAGRLTKELCDQVRVRLRELCPPRYKLVCSVVLGPRAGQGVHVVSRALWDVARDGLASAAFTNASLFAVATVHGLYCE from the coding sequence ATGGCTGGCAGGCCTCTGCCCACCAGGTGCCAGGAGGAGGAGATTGCCAAAGACCCCGGGCCGAAACCGGCGGCAGTGAGGCCCCGGGGCCGCCTGCCCAGCATCGACGAGGACCGACCCACAGGTGTCGGCCCAGCTTCCCGCCGTGGCTCTGTGCTGGGCCTAGCCACCTCCTTCTCACGCCGCAGCtcgctggctgggccaggcacaggtCCTGGAGGCCGACGACCATCCCTGGGCCCACTGCCCCCTCTCGGCTCACGGGTTGGCTTCTCTGGGTTGCCTCTGGCACCTGCCCGGCGCATGGCACCCTCGCATCGCAGGGAGCCGGTGCCCGGGGAGCACTGGGAGGTTGCGCATGCACAGCGGGCCCTGGAGGCGGCGCTGGCGGCCAGGCTGCAAAACACCTGCTACTCCGGCGCCGAGGCCGGGCGGCTGACGAAGGAGCTCTGCGACCAGGTGCGCGTGCGCCTGCGCGAACTCTGCCCGCCGCGCTACAAGCTTGTGTGCAGCGTGGTGCTGGGGCCACGTGCCGGCCAGGGTGTGCACGTGGTCAGCCGCGCACTCTGGGACGTGGCCCGCGACGGCCTGGCCTCCGCCGCTTTCACCAATGCCTCGCTCTTTGCCGTGGCCACCGTCCACGGGCTCTACTGTGAGTGA